CGGCAAGATGGCTGGGAATTCCAGCGGGAGATTCGTATGGAATCTTGAGAAAGAGATTCACCGTCAATGACACCTACGAATTCCTGGGCTCCAAGGTACAAGGCCTTGCCATCGAGCAGGAATCATTGGCTGCCGATGCCCACGTTACCTTTTCGGTCTATCGAATCGAAGGCGACGAAGTAGTCTGGTCGACCACCGTGACGGGTTTCTTTCCAGTGGGTGCATCGTCCAGCATTGGTGTTTTGTCGAACGGGGAACCCGTCGAACTGCTTTTCGTGGTGGCGGCGCACACCGCCTCCGCGGGACGGATACGCATCGGAATCCCCATAACGTCCATTCCGCCCAAGGTTTCGGACAACACGACCGCGGGAAGCTGGCTCGCGCATGGTCCTTCGACGATTTCCTTTTATTTACTGCCTGGCCCAAGGTCGTCGACCAGTACCTTTGCTGACGGGCAGCCGGTTTCCAGTGGCGTAATGGAACGAGGAACGCCCTTTTCGCCCACGGGGGCGGCCGCGCCACCGTTTCTGTCCTTGAGTACGCGACACTCGGGGGGCGCTTCGGGCGTCGAATTCGCATTGTCTCTGGTGTCGGGCGCAGGAGGAGCGGCCGTCGTCAATGCGACTTGGAGCGGGGATGAGGCCCAGTGGTTTTCCACGCGAGCCACGCCGCCAAACCGGCCCGCTGGCCACGTGGCAGCGGGCTTCTACGAGGGGGAAACGGGAACCGAGGTGGCCATCACGGGCGCCCTCGCGGTCCCTTCCATTCGCTTGGTTCATGTCAGCGTGCCCTTCGATTTGGCAACGCTGGATCTCAAGCACAGGCCTTATTTCTCGGGCGCGGGGATGACGGTTCCAGCAACGAGTGGTGGAACGTGCGTATCGGCGCCCTCAGGCGGTGTCTGTGCCTGATATTGCTCTTCCCTGGAATCACGTTGGCCCGCTGCCGGCGACACAACACGTCGGGGTTATCGCGTTTCCAACAGGCCACGACTCCCGCTAAGGAGATGCACTACCTGCCAAACAAGGACTCCGGTGGTTACGGCGATGCCAGCCAACGAAACGAGAACAAAAAGCCCGGGGAACACGGCTGGTGAGACATCCTCAAGACGAGGTGGACCGATCGCCGTGATTGCGTAAGATGCCGGAGGGCCTATGACAAGTAGAAACACACCGATTTGCGCGATCAGCCTCGGTGCGGCCAACGGAATCAGAAGAGCTAACGCGGCGGCGGCATAGTACGTTGCTGCCGCGCCAAGACCGCTTCCGACCATTCGCATTTCGGGGGTTGGTGTAAATGGGAGTGGAAGGTACCTTACGGTGCCGGCTAAGAATATCGCCGATAGCGTGCATGTGCTTAGGACAAGGAAGCCGACCTGAGCACCCCGCCGCGTTTCCGGGAGCTGGTTGAGGATCCCGAATGCCAGGAATCCAATCAGCCACCCGAGTGGCACGAGGGGCACACCTAGAGGAAGCGAAAATAACGACGCGGTGAGCAAAATCATGCCCACAACGTGCAGGATTCGTGGGTTTTTCACTGGTGCTTCTCCTGAATCGCTGACTCGGTCGACCCCAATTATGCGTTTTTCCGCCATGGAATCCAAGTAACGTTATGCGGGGAATCGTGGTTCTTGACCCGCCTGTTGCCCCCCATGTCAAATCCGCGAGTGAAGTGGTCCAGGCCGGTCCAGAGTCGTGGCGCTCATACAACCGACCGCCGTTTGGATTCCGCCCATTGTATTTTTCCGCGGATCAGGGTAGCCATCCAAGTTCCCGCGAATAAGTACTCAGCAACGTGTCCGCCCCCATGCCAACCCCACAGGCGCGGCCATTCGGGCCCGTAACGCAAACGATTTCTCTAGGCACGCATGACAACCCTGCGCAGGCGGCCGCACGAGCAGCTCCGTCGGCGTCCACTTGATAGATTATCCCGCGAAACTCGCCAAGGAGCCGGGCACGAAATCCCCATTCTGGTGGGGCGACCTGCGGATTGTAATGATCGCCGGCGTCCTTGATCATCTGAATGTAGTCGCCAGGCTCCCCTGTCCAGGTGTTGGATGTACAACCACCCGACCAACCGCCGGAACTCCAATCGCCCTCCCCGGAGCAGGTCATCGTGTCTGGGCCGTCGCTCCATCCAGTGCCATAACAGGTCGTGACCCCGGTGCACGACGCACCTGCCCCGCTTCCGCAACCGCCACCGGCCGAAACGCTGGTCGCCCACAGGTCGTGATTCGCAGAATTGTAGACTTCGATCTTGTTTTCCTCGCTAGGGCATTGGTCTGCGCAGTCGGGGTGATCGCTGTCAAACGAGCAAGCCCCAGCATCCGCCGACGGAATGCCGGCGACCGAACCCAAAATCATCGCGACGCAAAAAAGACGTTTCATGTGATTTTCACCCTCTCTGGCGCGTGAGGCAAAACGCCCCCCGTGTGCCGAACATGGACATCTGGGTTGATATAGTTTGGTGGGCACGCGCAGCCGTTCCGAGCCGCCGGGAAACGTGGCGTTGGTAGTGCCTTCGGGCGCGCGGTCAAAATAGAGGTCAGGGGAAATTCCGCCTTTTCCCCGCCTCGACGACCGCTATGGCCGTCATGTTCACGACATCGTTCACGTCGTCGCCGCGCTGCAGGACGTGGACCGGTTTCGCCATTCCCCGAAGGATCGGCCCAGTCGCCTCGGCGTCCGCAAGCCGCTGAAGGAGCTTGTACGCGATGTTCGCCGATTCGAGATCCGGGAACACGAGCACGTTCGCCGCGTCCGTGAGCTTCGAGAACGGGTAGGTCCCTCGGAGGATGTCAGGAACCACGGCCGTGTCCGCTTGCATCTCGCCGTCCACTTCGAGCGTGGGTTGCCGTTGCCGCACGATCTCGACGGCGCGTCGCACCTTGTCGGCTCGCGGGTGCTGGGCGCTTCCGAAATTGCTGAAGCTCAACATCGCGACGCGTGGTTTCACGTCGAAGCCTCGGGCCCCTTCGGCCGCCTGTATCGCGATCTCCGCCAGGTCTTCGCTCGTGGGCTCGATGTTCACCGTCGCGTCGGCGAAGAAGAACACCTTGTTCTTGATGGTCATCATGTAGATGCCGACGACCTTGTCCACACCCTGCGCGACACCGATGACTTGGAGGGCAGGCCGGAGCGTCTCCGCGTAGTGGCGCGTGAGGCCCCCGATGAGCGCATCGGCATCGCCAAGACGCACCATCATCGAACCGTAGTAGGCGCGTAGGCGAAGCAGGCTCTCCGCCTCGGTCATCGTGACGCCTTTCCGTTTTCTCGCTTCGAAGAACTCGTTCACGTAAGCGTCGCGGCGTGGGTCCGTGAATATGTCCACGATCTCGGTCTTGAAGTCGAGGCCGAGGGCCTTCATCTTCGAGCGGATCTTCTCCTGGTTTCCGAGGAGGATCGGGTAGGCTATCCCCTCGTCGGTGAGGATCTGGCAGGCGCGGAGGATCTTGTCGTGGTCGCCTTCCGGGAACACCACGCGCTTCGGTGAGCGCTTCGCCTTGTTGAGGATTATCCGCATCATCTCGAAGGCCTTGCCGAGTTTGGCTTCGAGTTCGTCGCGATACTTCGCGATGTCGACGGATCTCCGGGCGACGCCGGAATCCATCGCGGCCTTCGCTACGGCCGGGGCGACCCAGAGGAGCACACGCGGATCGAGGGGTTTTGGGATGATGTAATCGGGGCCGAACTTCAACGCTTCGAGTCCGTACGCGTCGAGTACGGAATCCGGCACGTCTTCGCGTGCCAAGGAGGCCAAAGCCTTCGCCGCGGCGCGCTTCATGTCCTCGTTGATGGCGCTTGCCCTCACGTCGAGTGCTCCCCTGAAGATGAACGGGTAGCCGAGGACGTTGTTCACCTGGTTCGGGTAGTCCGACCGGCCCGTCGCCACGATCGCGTCCGGTCGGGCCCCACGCGCCTCCTCGTACGGGATCTCCGGGTCGGGGTTCGCAAGAGCGAAGATCACCGGCTTCGCGTTCATGGGTTTCAGCATGTCTCCCGTGACGACGTTCGGCGCGGAGAGGCCGAAGAACACGTCGGCGCCATGAAGCGCCTCCTTGAGCGACCGGGCACTCGTCGCGCCCGCGAACTCCTCCTTGTACGGGTTCATGTTGTTGGGCCGGCCCTTGTAGACGACGCCTTCGCGATCGACGAGGGTGATGTTCTCGCGTTTGGCGCCGAGTGTGACGTAGAAACGCGCGGAGGCGATCGCCGCGGCCCCAGCCCCGGATATCACGATCTTCACGCGTTCGATGCGTTTCCCGGTGAGTTCCAGCGCGTTCATGAGGGCCGCGCCCGAGATGATGGCGGTCCCGTGCTGGTCGTCGTGGAAGACGGGGATCTTCATCTCGCGCTTGAGGCGCTCTTCGATGTAGAAGCACTCGGGGGCCTTGATGTCCTCGAGGTTGATCCCGCCGAAGGTGGGTTCGAGCCGTTTCACGGTCTCGCAGAACCTGTCGGGGTCGAGTTCGTCGATCTCTATGTCGAAGACGTCGATGTCCGCGAACTTCTTGAAGAGAAGTCCCTTCCCCTCCATCACGGGTTTCCCGGCGAGAGCCCCGATGTGGCCAAGTCCCAGGACGGCGGTGCCGTTCGTGACGACGCCCACGAGGTTGCCTTTCGC
The DNA window shown above is from Euryarchaeota archaeon and carries:
- a CDS encoding NADP-dependent malic enzyme, yielding MQKPHKPTKEEALEYHERLPHGKIEVVATKPTATQRDLSLAYTPGVAIPCLDIKTNPEDAYRYTAKGNLVGVVTNGTAVLGLGHIGALAGKPVMEGKGLLFKKFADIDVFDIEIDELDPDRFCETVKRLEPTFGGINLEDIKAPECFYIEERLKREMKIPVFHDDQHGTAIISGAALMNALELTGKRIERVKIVISGAGAAAIASARFYVTLGAKRENITLVDREGVVYKGRPNNMNPYKEEFAGATSARSLKEALHGADVFFGLSAPNVVTGDMLKPMNAKPVIFALANPDPEIPYEEARGARPDAIVATGRSDYPNQVNNVLGYPFIFRGALDVRASAINEDMKRAAAKALASLAREDVPDSVLDAYGLEALKFGPDYIIPKPLDPRVLLWVAPAVAKAAMDSGVARRSVDIAKYRDELEAKLGKAFEMMRIILNKAKRSPKRVVFPEGDHDKILRACQILTDEGIAYPILLGNQEKIRSKMKALGLDFKTEIVDIFTDPRRDAYVNEFFEARKRKGVTMTEAESLLRLRAYYGSMMVRLGDADALIGGLTRHYAETLRPALQVIGVAQGVDKVVGIYMMTIKNKVFFFADATVNIEPTSEDLAEIAIQAAEGARGFDVKPRVAMLSFSNFGSAQHPRADKVRRAVEIVRQRQPTLEVDGEMQADTAVVPDILRGTYPFSKLTDAANVLVFPDLESANIAYKLLQRLADAEATGPILRGMAKPVHVLQRGDDVNDVVNMTAIAVVEAGKRRNFP